In one Acidimicrobiales bacterium genomic region, the following are encoded:
- a CDS encoding helix-turn-helix domain-containing protein, which yields MVKQATRSAGKGSDAPRPRRLTAEARKKSILQAARRAFSETGDMNGTTIRHIAARGGISEGVIYRHFESKDQLFFEAVVEPLREAVDKLVAASQVLDGDEPLTPDRQVETMNGLYRQLIATLEEMLPLLGLVLFGDPKVARRFYRENFAVAMDRLATAWREVEERYGLKSELTDISARAVMGMALILALESHHNGRFDRDRAVTLVSEGTVRAFFPRIEPTKRRDD from the coding sequence ATGGTCAAGCAAGCCACCCGGTCGGCCGGGAAGGGCAGCGACGCTCCACGCCCGCGCCGTCTCACCGCCGAGGCCCGGAAGAAGTCGATCCTCCAGGCCGCGCGGCGCGCCTTCAGCGAGACAGGCGACATGAACGGCACGACCATCCGGCACATCGCCGCGCGGGGCGGCATCAGCGAGGGCGTGATCTACCGCCACTTCGAGAGCAAGGACCAGCTCTTCTTCGAGGCGGTGGTCGAGCCGCTCCGGGAGGCCGTCGACAAGCTGGTCGCCGCGTCGCAGGTGCTCGACGGCGACGAACCGCTCACCCCGGATCGCCAGGTGGAGACGATGAACGGCCTGTACCGGCAGCTCATCGCCACCCTCGAGGAGATGCTGCCGCTGCTGGGGCTCGTCCTCTTCGGCGACCCCAAGGTCGCCCGGCGGTTCTACCGGGAGAACTTCGCCGTCGCCATGGACCGCCTGGCCACGGCGTGGCGGGAGGTCGAGGAGCGCTACGGCTTGAAGTCCGAGCTCACCGACATATCGGCACGTGCCGTGATGGGCATGGCGCTCATCCTCGCCCTCGAGAGCCACCACAACGGCAGGTTCGACCGGGACCGGGCGGTCACCCTGGTGAGCGAGGGCACCGTCAGGGCCTTCTTCCCCCGCATCGAGCCCACCAAGCGCCGCGACGACTGA
- a CDS encoding NAD(P)-binding domain-containing protein: protein MIPPAAPSSTRIGWIGTGVMGGPMCGHLMRRGYPVTLTTRTRERAEGLLADDATWADTPAEVAAASDVVFSMVGFPH, encoded by the coding sequence ATGATCCCGCCCGCCGCACCGTCCTCCACCCGCATCGGGTGGATCGGCACCGGCGTCATGGGTGGCCCCATGTGCGGCCACCTGATGCGCCGGGGCTACCCGGTCACCCTCACCACCCGGACCCGGGAGCGGGCCGAGGGCCTGCTCGCCGACGACGCCACCTGGGCCGACACGCCCGCCGAGGTGGCGGCCGCCAGCGACGTCGTCTTCTCGATGGTGGGGTTCCCCCACGA
- a CDS encoding HemK/PrmC family methyltransferase, with translation MEAAGCVAADEEAAEFLAAAPDEPTLEAWLRRREQGEPPAWITGTLLFCGQMLHIAPGVYVPRHQTEELAHRASLLLPDNGRAVDLCTGAGAVAAHLMAQVPSATVIGIDVDVRAAACARRNGVPTAVADLDGPVRRHEGFDVVTAVAPYVPTGELRLLPADVQRYEPRLALDGGADGLDLVHRVIAAARRVLHPGGWLLVEVGGDQAEKLTPTLAATGFDRITPWWDEDGDLRGIAAQTTGSGT, from the coding sequence TTGGAGGCAGCCGGTTGCGTCGCCGCCGACGAGGAGGCAGCCGAGTTCCTCGCCGCCGCACCCGACGAGCCCACGCTCGAGGCGTGGCTTCGCCGGAGGGAACAAGGTGAGCCACCGGCCTGGATCACCGGCACGCTCCTGTTCTGCGGCCAGATGCTGCACATCGCACCGGGCGTCTACGTCCCCCGGCACCAGACCGAAGAGCTGGCCCACCGCGCCTCGCTCCTGCTCCCGGACAACGGTCGGGCCGTCGATCTCTGCACCGGCGCCGGTGCCGTCGCCGCTCACCTCATGGCCCAGGTCCCGTCGGCAACCGTCATCGGCATCGACGTCGACGTGCGGGCGGCCGCCTGCGCTCGCCGCAACGGCGTCCCCACCGCGGTGGCCGACCTCGACGGGCCCGTACGCCGTCACGAGGGGTTCGACGTCGTCACCGCGGTTGCGCCCTACGTCCCGACCGGCGAGCTCCGACTGCTCCCGGCAGACGTGCAGCGCTACGAACCCCGCCTCGCTCTCGACGGCGGGGCCGACGGCCTCGACCTGGTCCACCGGGTCATCGCCGCAGCCAGGCGAGTCCTCCACCCCGGCGGCTGGCTGCTCGTCGAGGTCGGCGGGGATCAAGCCGAGAAGCTGACCCCCACCCTCGCCGCGACCGGCTTCGACCGCATCACACCCTGGTGGGACGAAGACGGCGACCTACGCGGAATCGCCGCCCAAACGACAGGCTCCGGAACATAA